The proteins below are encoded in one region of Salmo salar chromosome ssa02, Ssal_v3.1, whole genome shotgun sequence:
- the LOC106581894 gene encoding ras/Rap GTPase-activating protein SynGAP isoform X5, with protein MSYVPFQDARCAVPPSYRPHAPSFAAPSYDRPDWNPRLCVISGNQLYMLDQEEVHPLLMRERRSELHRNKLLRRTVSVPVEGRHHPEMENARARRKSIANVKQPSMEIPPTAPPQPFRQSSFLSRRLKGSIKRAKSQPKLDRTSSFRHMILPRFRSADQDRTRLMQSFKESHSHESLLSPSSAAEALDLTLDEDAIIKPVHSSILGQEYCFEVTTASGTKCFACRSGAERDKWIENLQRAVKPNKDNSRRVDNVLKLWIIEARELPTKKRYYCELCLDDMLYARTTSKPRTDTVFWGEHFEFNNLPAVRNLRLHLYKETDKKRRKEKSTYLGLVSISISSITGRQFVEQWYPVIQPSILAKGQAGGKIINASLRLKSRYQTMSILPMELYKEFAEYVTNNYRTLCAVLEPLLSVKSKEEVACALVHILQSTGKAKDFLSDMAMCEVDRFIDREHLIFRENTLATKAIEEYLKLIGHKYLKDAIGEFIRALYESEENCEVDPMRTPPSVLPDHQANLRMCCELALCKIVNSHCVFPRELKEVFASWRVRCAERGREDIADRLISGSLFLRFLCPAVMSPSLFNLTQEYPDEQTSRTLTLISKVVQNLANFSKFGMKEEYMCFMNEFLEMEWGSMQQFLYEISNLDSVSNAGGFEGYIDLGRELSILHSLLWEVMAQLSKSSNPNPQDAIIKLGPLPRLLNDISMALRNPHLQRQPSHQNQTDRVHERQTERLLSRPSFNRGVSSEFQNLMMKDLNSSIDITRLPSPTSGVSGGGVMPSRAHPQLSFQERDHPHRASKDVFYVTRPPLARSSPAYCTSSSDITEPDHKASITGMGSFGGLSSQGGGGLGSGLSGQLRAGGRLSAGSGGSSMSGGLRLSQLSQMGTTTDSLSQQQQQQAAALRYPLSFQNPLFHLATGTADGPHLHHQHSRAHLPPPLLLAPEPDPGGSHQAYIPQFAHGGFSRSEDLSTLRTGAGHLGQPAIIHSHSYSDDYSRADFARRQLSMHGQDNLQQQQQMGMASQTGTSHSSLATPPSTVQPVRQSSIAPPPAQRVKSQTSHQLSVSAAAAPTPSAKTRPPSANLSPESGYGGRQQAPRQQLSVKDNTAPGLPHQQSSVRESQGPQGPQGGTTTTIQQSQQQQQQPQQQHLLKPSISKQGSGQSPSTLNPPTPANERTVAWVSNMPHLSADITLEANRIDREEFKLKEYSKSMDESRLDRVKEYEEEIHSLKERLIMSHRKLEEYEKRLLSQEQQTSKILSQYQSRLEDSERRLRQQQVEKDSQIKGIINRLMAVEDEIRGGAIIEPPKANVRVFADQGRRQSILVQPRLAPVPPRVQSQSRSFVEDNLEPNWLRQHGQPAWPGHISRALSRDAIG; from the exons agaacgCTCGCGCCCGGCGGAAGAGCATAGCCAACGTGAAGCAGCCAAGCATGGAGATCCCTCCcactgcccccccccaacccttcCGACAATCC AGTTTCCTCAGTAGAAGGTTGAAGGGCTCCATCAAGAGGGCTAAGAGCCAGCCCAAACTGGACCGCACCAGCAGCTTCCGACACATGATCCTCCCCCGCTTCCGCAGTGCCGACCAGGACAG AACGCGCCTGATGCAGAGCTTCAAAGAGTCCCACTCCCATGAGTCCTTGCTGTCTCCCAGCAGCGCAGCCGAGGCGCTGGACCTCACCCTGGACGAGGACGCCATCATCAAGCCCGTCCACTCCAGCATCCTGGGACAGGAGTACTGTTTTGAG GTGACTACGGCTTCGGGAACCAAGTGCTTTGCATGTCGCTCGGGtgcagagagagacaaatggatCGAGAATCTTCAGAGAGCTGTCAAACCCAACAAG GACAACAGTCGGAGGGTGGACAACGTGCTGAAACTCTGGATCATCGAGGCACGGGAGCTTCCCACCAAGAAGCGCTACTACTGCGAACTTTGTCTGGACGACATGCTTTACGCACGCACCACCAGCAAGCCCCGGACTGACACCGTGTTCTGGGGCGAGCACTTTGAGTTCAACAACTTGCCAGCTGTCCGCAACCTACGCCTTCATCTCTACAAGGAGACTGACAAGAAGAGACGCAAG GAAAAGAGCACATACCTGGGACTGGTCAGTATCTCTATCTCCAGCATCACGGGCCGACAGTTTGTGGAGCAGTGGTACCCGGTCATCCAGCCTAGCATCCTGGCCAAGGGGCAAGCAGGGGGCAAGATCATCAATGCCTCCCTACGCCTCAAGTCCCGTTACCAGACCATGAGTATCCTGCCCATGGAGCTGTACAAGGAGTTTGCCGAGTATGTTACCAATAACTACCGGACTTTGTGTGCGGTGCTGGAGCCTCTACTGAGCGTGAAGAGTAAAGAAGAGGTGGCCTGTGCGCTGGTCCACATACTACAGAGCACGGGGAAAGCAAAA GATTTTCTTTCAGACATGGCGATGTGTGAGGTAGATAGATTCATAGACCGAGAACACCTTATCTTCAGAGAGAACACTCTGGCCACCAAAGCCATAGAAGAGTATCTCAAGCTGATTGGACATAAGTACCTCAAGGATGCAATAG GGGAGTTCATAAGGGCGCTGTACGAATCAGAGGAGAATTGCGAGGTGGACCCCATGAGGACACCACCCTCTGTCCTTCCAGACCACCAAGCCAATCTCCGCATGTGCTGCGAACTGGCACTCTGCAAAATCGTCAACTCCCATTG TGTGTTTCCTCGAGAGCTGAAGGAGGTGTTTGCCTCGTGGAGGGTGCGCTgtgcagagagggggagggaggacatCGCAGACCGCCTAATCAGCGGCTCCCTTTTCCTGCGCTTCCTGTGTCCGGCCGTCATGTCCCCCTCCCTGTTCAACCTGACCCAGGAGTACCCAGATGAGCAGACATCACGCACGCTCACCCTCATCTCCAAAGTGGTGCAGAACCTGGCCAACTTCTCCAA gtttGGTATGAAAGAGGAGTACATGTGCTTCATGAATGAGTTCTTAGAGATGGAGTGGGGCTCCATGCAACAGTTCCTTTATGAGATCTCCAACCTGGACAGTGTGAGCAACGCAGGGGGCTTCGAGGGCTACATCGACCTGGGCAGGGAGCTGTCCATACTGCACAGCCTCCTCTGGGAGGTCATGGCCCAGCTCAGCAAG tcttctaaccctaacccacaggaTGCCATTATCAAACTGGGTCCCTTGCCCCGCCTCTTGAATGACATCAGCATGGCCCTGCGTAACCCCCACCTGCAGAGGCAGCCCAGCCACCAGAACCAGACAGATAGAGTCcatgagagacagacggagaggctGCTCTCACGACCCAGCTTCAACAGGGGAGTCTCCTCGGAGTTCCAGAATCTCATGATGAAGGATCTCAACAG CTCCATAGATATCACTCGCTTGCCTTCCCCTACATCTGGTGTGTCCGGTGGGGGGGTCATGCCGTCTCGTGCTCATCCTCAGCTGAGTTTCCAAGAGCGTGATCACCCACATCGAGCCTCCAAAGATGTTTTCTATGTAACACGCCCTCCATTGGCCCGATCCAGCCCTGCCTACTGCACCAGTAGCTCCGATATCACCGAGCCAGACCACAAG GCCTCCATCACCGGCATGGGCAGCTTCGGAGGGCTCAGCAGCCAGGGTGGAGGAGGCCTGGGCTCGGGCCTGAGTGGCCAGCTCCGGGCCGGGGGCCGCCTCTCGGCCGGCTCTGGGGGATCCAGCATGTCAGGGGGCCTCCGGCTGAGCCAGTTGAGCCAGATGGGCACCACCACCGACTCGCtgtcccagcagcagcagcagcaggccgcCGCCCTGAGATACCCGCTCTCCTTCCAGAACCCCCTGTTTCACCTGGCCACCGGCACTGCAGATGGACCCCACCTTCACCACCAGCACAGCAGGGCCCATCTCCCGCCGCCCCTGCTCCTGGCCCCGGAGCCTGACCCCGGTGGCTCGCACCAGGCCTACATCCCCCAGTTCGCCCACGGGGGGTTCTCCCGCAGCGAGGACCTGTCCACCCTGAGGACCGGGGCAGGGCACCTGGGGCAGCCAGCCATTATCCACTCACACAGCTATAGTGACGACTACAGCAGGGCTGATTTCGCACGGCGGCAACTGTCCATGCACGGGCAG GATAATCTTCAACAGCAACAGCAGATGGGCATGGCCTCTCAGACTGGTACCTCCCACTCCTCCCTGGCCACACCCCCCTCCACAGTCCAGCCTGTGCGCCAGAGCTCCATCGCCCCGCCTCCCGCTCAACGTGTCAAATCACAGACCTCCCATCAGCTGTCCGTCAGTGCGGCTGCTGCTCCCACACCATCCGCTAAGACGCGACCGCCCAGTGCCAACCTATCACCAGAGTCAGGCTACGGAGGTCGGCAACAGGCACCACGGCAACAACTGTCGGTCAAAGACAACACAGCCCCTGGACTGCCCCACCAGCAGAGCTCTGTCAGGGAGAGCCAGGGCCCCCAGGGGCCACAGGGAGGCACTACAACAACCATAcagcaatcacagcagcaacaacagcaaccaCAGCAACAGCACCTGCTCAAACCTTCCATTAGTAAACAG GGTTCCGGGCAGTCGCCCTCGACCCTTAACCCCCCGACCCCGGCCAATGAGAGAACAGTCGCCTGGGTTTCCAACATGCCTCACCTATCCGCTGACATTACTCTGGAGGCTAACCGCATCGACCGTGAAGAGTTCAAGCTGAAGGAGTACtccaaaagcatggatgagtctcgCTTAGATAGG gTAAAGGAATATGAGGAGGAGATCCACTCCCTGAAGGAGCGACTGATCATGTCCCACAGGAAGCTGGAGGAGTATGAGAAGAGGCTCCTTTCCCAGGAGCAGCAGACCAGTAAGATCCTCTCACAATACCAGAGTCGCCTGGAGGACAGCGAGAGGAGGCTACGGCAACAACAAGTGGAGAAAGACTCCCAAATTAAAGGAATAATCAACAG acttaTGGCTGTGGAGGATGAGATAAGGGGAGGAGCCATCATTGAGCCGCCAAAAGCTAACGTTAGGGTCTTCGCCGATCAG GGGAGGCGCCAATCCATCCTAGTGCAGCCCCGTCTCGCGCCTGTCCCACCCCGAGTACAAAG
- the LOC106581894 gene encoding ras/Rap GTPase-activating protein SynGAP isoform X4, whose translation MSYVPFQDARCAVPPSYRPHAPSFAAPSYDRPDWNPRLCVISGNQLYMLDQEEVHPLLMRERRSELHRNKLLRRTVSVPVEGRHHPEMENARARRKSIANVKQPSMEIPPTAPPQPFRQSSFLSRRLKGSIKRAKSQPKLDRTSSFRHMILPRFRSADQDRTRLMQSFKESHSHESLLSPSSAAEALDLTLDEDAIIKPVHSSILGQEYCFEVTTASGTKCFACRSGAERDKWIENLQRAVKPNKDNSRRVDNVLKLWIIEARELPTKKRYYCELCLDDMLYARTTSKPRTDTVFWGEHFEFNNLPAVRNLRLHLYKETDKKRRKEKSTYLGLVSISISSITGRQFVEQWYPVIQPSILAKGQAGGKIINASLRLKSRYQTMSILPMELYKEFAEYVTNNYRTLCAVLEPLLSVKSKEEVACALVHILQSTGKAKDFLSDMAMCEVDRFIDREHLIFRENTLATKAIEEYLKLIGHKYLKDAIGEFIRALYESEENCEVDPMRTPPSVLPDHQANLRMCCELALCKIVNSHCVFPRELKEVFASWRVRCAERGREDIADRLISGSLFLRFLCPAVMSPSLFNLTQEYPDEQTSRTLTLISKVVQNLANFSKFGMKEEYMCFMNEFLEMEWGSMQQFLYEISNLDSVSNAGGFEGYIDLGRELSILHSLLWEVMAQLSKSSNPNPQDAIIKLGPLPRLLNDISMALRNPHLQRQPSHQNQTDRVHERQTERLLSRPSFNRGVSSEFQNLMMKDLNSSIDITRLPSPTSGVSGGGVMPSRAHPQLSFQERDHPHRASKDVFYVTRPPLARSSPAYCTSSSDITEPDHKSVAMLNSSQASITGMGSFGGLSSQGGGGLGSGLSGQLRAGGRLSAGSGGSSMSGGLRLSQLSQMGTTTDSLSQQQQQQAAALRYPLSFQNPLFHLATGTADGPHLHHQHSRAHLPPPLLLAPEPDPGGSHQAYIPQFAHGGFSRSEDLSTLRTGAGHLGQPAIIHSHSYSDDYSRADFARRQLSMHGQDNLQQQQQMGMASQTGTSHSSLATPPSTVQPVRQSSIAPPPAQRVKSQTSHQLSVSAAAAPTPSAKTRPPSANLSPESGYGGRQQAPRQQLSVKDNTAPGLPHQQSSVRESQGPQGPQGGTTTTIQQSQQQQQQPQQQHLLKPSISKQGSGQSPSTLNPPTPANERTVAWVSNMPHLSADITLEANRIDREEFKLKEYSKSMDESRLDRVKEYEEEIHSLKERLIMSHRKLEEYEKRLLSQEQQTSKILSQYQSRLEDSERRLRQQQVEKDSQIKGIINRLMAVEDEIRGGAIIEPPKANVRVFADQGRRQSILVQPRLAPVPPRVQSQSRSFVEDNLEPNWLRQHGQPAWPGHISRALSRDAIG comes from the exons agaacgCTCGCGCCCGGCGGAAGAGCATAGCCAACGTGAAGCAGCCAAGCATGGAGATCCCTCCcactgcccccccccaacccttcCGACAATCC AGTTTCCTCAGTAGAAGGTTGAAGGGCTCCATCAAGAGGGCTAAGAGCCAGCCCAAACTGGACCGCACCAGCAGCTTCCGACACATGATCCTCCCCCGCTTCCGCAGTGCCGACCAGGACAG AACGCGCCTGATGCAGAGCTTCAAAGAGTCCCACTCCCATGAGTCCTTGCTGTCTCCCAGCAGCGCAGCCGAGGCGCTGGACCTCACCCTGGACGAGGACGCCATCATCAAGCCCGTCCACTCCAGCATCCTGGGACAGGAGTACTGTTTTGAG GTGACTACGGCTTCGGGAACCAAGTGCTTTGCATGTCGCTCGGGtgcagagagagacaaatggatCGAGAATCTTCAGAGAGCTGTCAAACCCAACAAG GACAACAGTCGGAGGGTGGACAACGTGCTGAAACTCTGGATCATCGAGGCACGGGAGCTTCCCACCAAGAAGCGCTACTACTGCGAACTTTGTCTGGACGACATGCTTTACGCACGCACCACCAGCAAGCCCCGGACTGACACCGTGTTCTGGGGCGAGCACTTTGAGTTCAACAACTTGCCAGCTGTCCGCAACCTACGCCTTCATCTCTACAAGGAGACTGACAAGAAGAGACGCAAG GAAAAGAGCACATACCTGGGACTGGTCAGTATCTCTATCTCCAGCATCACGGGCCGACAGTTTGTGGAGCAGTGGTACCCGGTCATCCAGCCTAGCATCCTGGCCAAGGGGCAAGCAGGGGGCAAGATCATCAATGCCTCCCTACGCCTCAAGTCCCGTTACCAGACCATGAGTATCCTGCCCATGGAGCTGTACAAGGAGTTTGCCGAGTATGTTACCAATAACTACCGGACTTTGTGTGCGGTGCTGGAGCCTCTACTGAGCGTGAAGAGTAAAGAAGAGGTGGCCTGTGCGCTGGTCCACATACTACAGAGCACGGGGAAAGCAAAA GATTTTCTTTCAGACATGGCGATGTGTGAGGTAGATAGATTCATAGACCGAGAACACCTTATCTTCAGAGAGAACACTCTGGCCACCAAAGCCATAGAAGAGTATCTCAAGCTGATTGGACATAAGTACCTCAAGGATGCAATAG GGGAGTTCATAAGGGCGCTGTACGAATCAGAGGAGAATTGCGAGGTGGACCCCATGAGGACACCACCCTCTGTCCTTCCAGACCACCAAGCCAATCTCCGCATGTGCTGCGAACTGGCACTCTGCAAAATCGTCAACTCCCATTG TGTGTTTCCTCGAGAGCTGAAGGAGGTGTTTGCCTCGTGGAGGGTGCGCTgtgcagagagggggagggaggacatCGCAGACCGCCTAATCAGCGGCTCCCTTTTCCTGCGCTTCCTGTGTCCGGCCGTCATGTCCCCCTCCCTGTTCAACCTGACCCAGGAGTACCCAGATGAGCAGACATCACGCACGCTCACCCTCATCTCCAAAGTGGTGCAGAACCTGGCCAACTTCTCCAA gtttGGTATGAAAGAGGAGTACATGTGCTTCATGAATGAGTTCTTAGAGATGGAGTGGGGCTCCATGCAACAGTTCCTTTATGAGATCTCCAACCTGGACAGTGTGAGCAACGCAGGGGGCTTCGAGGGCTACATCGACCTGGGCAGGGAGCTGTCCATACTGCACAGCCTCCTCTGGGAGGTCATGGCCCAGCTCAGCAAG tcttctaaccctaacccacaggaTGCCATTATCAAACTGGGTCCCTTGCCCCGCCTCTTGAATGACATCAGCATGGCCCTGCGTAACCCCCACCTGCAGAGGCAGCCCAGCCACCAGAACCAGACAGATAGAGTCcatgagagacagacggagaggctGCTCTCACGACCCAGCTTCAACAGGGGAGTCTCCTCGGAGTTCCAGAATCTCATGATGAAGGATCTCAACAG CTCCATAGATATCACTCGCTTGCCTTCCCCTACATCTGGTGTGTCCGGTGGGGGGGTCATGCCGTCTCGTGCTCATCCTCAGCTGAGTTTCCAAGAGCGTGATCACCCACATCGAGCCTCCAAAGATGTTTTCTATGTAACACGCCCTCCATTGGCCCGATCCAGCCCTGCCTACTGCACCAGTAGCTCCGATATCACCGAGCCAGACCACAAG TCGGTGGCCATGCTCAACTCCTCCCAGGCCTCCATCACCGGCATGGGCAGCTTCGGAGGGCTCAGCAGCCAGGGTGGAGGAGGCCTGGGCTCGGGCCTGAGTGGCCAGCTCCGGGCCGGGGGCCGCCTCTCGGCCGGCTCTGGGGGATCCAGCATGTCAGGGGGCCTCCGGCTGAGCCAGTTGAGCCAGATGGGCACCACCACCGACTCGCtgtcccagcagcagcagcagcaggccgcCGCCCTGAGATACCCGCTCTCCTTCCAGAACCCCCTGTTTCACCTGGCCACCGGCACTGCAGATGGACCCCACCTTCACCACCAGCACAGCAGGGCCCATCTCCCGCCGCCCCTGCTCCTGGCCCCGGAGCCTGACCCCGGTGGCTCGCACCAGGCCTACATCCCCCAGTTCGCCCACGGGGGGTTCTCCCGCAGCGAGGACCTGTCCACCCTGAGGACCGGGGCAGGGCACCTGGGGCAGCCAGCCATTATCCACTCACACAGCTATAGTGACGACTACAGCAGGGCTGATTTCGCACGGCGGCAACTGTCCATGCACGGGCAG GATAATCTTCAACAGCAACAGCAGATGGGCATGGCCTCTCAGACTGGTACCTCCCACTCCTCCCTGGCCACACCCCCCTCCACAGTCCAGCCTGTGCGCCAGAGCTCCATCGCCCCGCCTCCCGCTCAACGTGTCAAATCACAGACCTCCCATCAGCTGTCCGTCAGTGCGGCTGCTGCTCCCACACCATCCGCTAAGACGCGACCGCCCAGTGCCAACCTATCACCAGAGTCAGGCTACGGAGGTCGGCAACAGGCACCACGGCAACAACTGTCGGTCAAAGACAACACAGCCCCTGGACTGCCCCACCAGCAGAGCTCTGTCAGGGAGAGCCAGGGCCCCCAGGGGCCACAGGGAGGCACTACAACAACCATAcagcaatcacagcagcaacaacagcaaccaCAGCAACAGCACCTGCTCAAACCTTCCATTAGTAAACAG GGTTCCGGGCAGTCGCCCTCGACCCTTAACCCCCCGACCCCGGCCAATGAGAGAACAGTCGCCTGGGTTTCCAACATGCCTCACCTATCCGCTGACATTACTCTGGAGGCTAACCGCATCGACCGTGAAGAGTTCAAGCTGAAGGAGTACtccaaaagcatggatgagtctcgCTTAGATAGG gTAAAGGAATATGAGGAGGAGATCCACTCCCTGAAGGAGCGACTGATCATGTCCCACAGGAAGCTGGAGGAGTATGAGAAGAGGCTCCTTTCCCAGGAGCAGCAGACCAGTAAGATCCTCTCACAATACCAGAGTCGCCTGGAGGACAGCGAGAGGAGGCTACGGCAACAACAAGTGGAGAAAGACTCCCAAATTAAAGGAATAATCAACAG acttaTGGCTGTGGAGGATGAGATAAGGGGAGGAGCCATCATTGAGCCGCCAAAAGCTAACGTTAGGGTCTTCGCCGATCAG GGGAGGCGCCAATCCATCCTAGTGCAGCCCCGTCTCGCGCCTGTCCCACCCCGAGTACAAAG